One segment of Penaeus vannamei isolate JL-2024 chromosome 3, ASM4276789v1, whole genome shotgun sequence DNA contains the following:
- the Mfap1 gene encoding microfibrillar-associated protein 1 — protein sequence MDNTSWTAPPGAAQPMGIQSTAGAVPIMNDKGEVSMKKVKVQRYVSGKRPDYAPASSDEEEEEDEDFTRPRGAAPPSPPTHKSLTEAEMADPRLRRLLANRQRPPSEDELEVEMPRRRVVHQAEIVDMSEEEREEEEHEEDMSDEMPDIPPVRPEVRTSHRLAESDSESEGEVDESELASRRLNLRQRALQKIQQEEELLGKEEEGSEESSEEESSEYSEETDSEEEGPRLKPVFVRRKDRVTIHQKEQEQAKVKQQEVETRKRVEERRRETLRMIEHEHRQAANIRNAIENGDPIDNINTDDEADDAEYELWKLRELRRLKRDKEEREAAEKEREEIDKLRNMTEEERRIELRNNPKVITNKATKGKYKFLQKYYHRGAFFLDEEEDVFKRDFSGATLEDHFDKTILPKVMQVKNFGRSGRTKYTHLVDQDTTSFDSPWAADSQMNHKFFNGNAGGMKQMFDRPTVKKRAAPAANNNANVRK from the exons ATGGATAATACTTCTTGGACTGCTCCTCCGGGGGCAGCCCAGCCCATGGGGATCCAATCAACCGCAGGAGCCGTCCCTATTATGAATGATAAAG GTGAGGTGTCcatgaaaaaagtgaaagtgCAGCGTTACGTGAGTGGAAAGCGACCAGACTATGCCCCAGCATCatcagatgaagaagaggaagaggatgaagacttCACCAGACCACGAGGTGctgctcctccctcaccccccacacacaagtcCCTTACAGAGGCTGAGATGGCTGACCCTAGGCTGCGGCGTCTGCTGGCCAACCGACAGAGGCCGCCCAGTGAGGACGAGTTAGAGGTTGAAATGCCGAGAAGGAGAGTTGTACATCAG gCTGAAATTGTGGAcatgagtgaagaagagagagaagaggaagagcatgAAGAAGATATGTCTGATGAAATGCCAGATATCCCACCTGTACGACCAGAAGTGCGCACAAGCCATCGCTTGGCTGAGTCAGACAGTGAATCAGAAGGGGAGGTTGACGAGAGTGAGCTGGCCTCGCGTCGCCTCAACCTCCGTCAGCGAGCATTGCAGAAGATCcagcaagaggaggag ttgtTGGGCAAAGAAGAGGAAGGCAGCGAGGAATCGTCAGAAGAAGAGAGCTCAGAGTATTCAGAAGAGACAGACTCAGAGGAGGAAGGGCCGAGACTAAAACCAGTTTTTGtcagaagaaaagacagagtCACGATTCACCAAAAGGAACAAGAGCAGGCCAAAGTAAAACAG CAAGAGGTAGAAACCAGGAAGAGGGTAGAAGAGCGCCGTAGAGAAACACTCCGCATGATTGAACACGAGCACCGCCAGGCAGCCAACATCCGGAATGCTATTGAAAATGGAGATCCCATCGATAACATCAACACAGATGATGAAGCTGACGATGCAGAATATGAACTATGGAAATTGCGGGAACTTAGAAGATTAAAGAGAGATAAG GAGGAACGAGAAGctgcagagaaggagagagaggagattgacaAGTTGAGAAAcatgacggaggaagagagacgaattGAGCTCCGTAACAATCCCAAG gTCATCACCAACAAAGCTACAAAGGGGAAGTACAAGTTCCTGCAGAAGTACTACCACCGTGGCGCTTTCTtcctggacgaggaggaggatgtgttCAAGAGGGACTTCTCCGGGGCAACGCTTGAAGATCACTTCGATAAGACTATTCTGCCTAAA GTCATGCAAGTCAAGAACTTTGGTCGTTCGGGTCGGACCAAGTACACGCATCTTGTAGACCAGGACACCACCTCATTCGACTCCCCCTGGGCTGCTGATTCACAAATGAACCACAAGTTCTTCAATGGCAATGCAGGTGGGATGAAGCAGATGTTCGACAGGCCCACTGTCAAGAAGCGTGCAGCCCCAGCTGCCAACAACAATGCCAATGTCAGGAAATAA